The window acacaaaaagagaaattaaaaacaaaggcAGTTCCCCTTTAACATTAATGGAAACTTTCCAATCCACAAAAGACTCTTTACAGTGGAAAAagattctttagattattaaaatgttctttaaacaaagaaaaagtgtttattttaagaactgtttactAAAAGGTGTTTTGGGGGAGCAAAAATGGTTCTACTATGGGTTATTGAACTTTCAAGaacatatcttaatttatttaaaataattgtctGTTCCTTTCAGATGTTTATGTGTTCCAGAACGTTGTTGACTGTGAGTTTAGCAAAGAGGATTTGTCTGACATGGTCTACAAAGTGAAGCTGGTCTTCAACCAAAAGCTTATGTGCAGTTACGACTCAAGGGTGGGCAAGTATGTTGGTTATGATGAGTATGGGATTATTAATGCTAACCATTACAACAATCAGAGCTGGAAGATGAAAGAGCGGAAGGAGGAGGTGGAAACGCTGTGCAAAGCTAATGCCAGACTTTATATCAAAAGCGAAACAAGAAAGGGTAAGCAACCTCAACTCCTCACATTTTACCTCagtttattcagcaagaatatAAAAGCTGCTTGTATTCTTGCTTTGAACCGAAATAATGAAGTTGCAAAAAACTGGAAGTGAAAGTAGAGAGTTGTATCAGTTATATTTGATGGGTTTATCTCACTGTGATTGCTCTTGTTGTCTTCTCAACAGTGGCACCCGTTGTTATCGTACGCTCCAATGGTAAGGCTCGTTACGGTCAGCTGACCACGTTGGAGTGCCATGCGTACGATTTCTATCCCCAGGCCATCAATGTCACCTGGCTGCTGGACGGATCAGAGGTCACTGGTGACGTGGTCTCTACTGAATTCATGGATAATGGGGATTGGAGCTACCAGATGCATTCGTATCTGGAGCTGGTGCTCCATAGAGGAGTCACAGTGAGCTGCCGAGTGGAGCACAGTGGGCTGGAGGAACCTCTCGTCGTTCAGTGGGGTGAGATACGCTAGTGATCAATACTGACTATTGATTAGATAACTGCTGGAATTTGTCAGTGGTAATTGGTAGGATGATTATGACAATCAGTGCACATCTCACATACTGTTGgctaaaagtatataatttttttttacatttaaataaaggtgaaataaaataaaaataatatttgaactAAACgtataactaaaactgaaataaaaaataaataaatggtaatatttacaaaaataaaatattaataaaaatgactaaaaattaaaatgataaataataaaaacttaattaaaattcattaaatattaaaataactctgGAGCTGCTGAGACATTTTGTCCATGACCCAACAAATGTGGTCTGGTGCCTAACAGAattaagttaatattaactgggggaaaaaaaaaaaaaagctaattaaaaatatgaattaaaaactataatagtagtatataaataatattaaaataacaggtATTTTGTCCACGATTCATCAAATGTGGTCTGGtgcaaaacaaaattattaaaaattaaactaaattaaaatagaaaatacaaaaataaaaactagttattaattaattattaaaatattgatgaaaatatcacagtatttaaataatattaaaataccaCTGGAACTGTCAAGGCAAtaacaaatttactaaaaatgtaactaaaattaaaataaaaggcttattaaaaataaataaataataaaaatgaaaaaaataatattttatattaaataataatcttaaaataaaaatggaaaatacagttaaaactttaatagtatataaataatattaaactgaCAGTGGAATTGGCAAGGGAAAAAGAAGttaaattaaagctaattaaaatattaataaaaataaaatcaaaatgactcTAGAACTGAATAGGCATTTTGTCCATGACCCAACAAATAATAGCAGAATTAAGATAAtcttaactgaaaaaaaaaagaaaagctaattaaaaatatgaacaaaactataaaaatagtatatatatatatatatatatatatatatatatatatatatatatatatatatataagtatctATTTTGCCCACGTCTCCTCAAATGTggtctggtgcaaaaaaaaaaaaaaaaaaatcaaattaagccaaatgaaaattaagccaaattaaattaaatttaattaattaataaaaatattcaaaatattaatgaaaatattacattattttaatagtattaaaGTGCAACTGGAACTGTCAAGacaataacaaaattactaaaaatgtaactaaaattaaaataaaaggctaattaaaaataattttaaaatgtggaATTGACAAGGGATTTTGCCCACAAAGCAtagcaaaattacaaaaaaaaaatgaaatacaaattaaagctaattaaaataaaaattaataaaaataaaatactaaataaataataaaatggaaatgACAAGGTGTTCTGTCCATTACCCAGCAAATGTGGTCTAGTCCAAAGTTTACAACACTTCTTGTTTTCCCTTGGCAAATACGAAGTGGCATCTTTCAAAAGCTCCCGTATGTTTTGGTTCATGAACTACTCGCTCTTCTGAAATCATGCTGGACTAGTTTCCAGCTAGTAAAATCCACATTCttgcattgttgttttattgttgttgattTGCATGTACTGTTAAAACAGGTTATTCATATCTGTCACTGGTTCATTTTCTTCCTCTTTCATCTTTTCTCACACTCAGACTCGAGCTTTCTCGATACCAGAATCACAAAGATAGTTGTGGGTTGCTCTTTTTTCATTATCGGCCTTGTTGTGGCCCTTTCTGCTCTATACTGGTACTTCAAGAAACAGCACAGAGGTAAACCTCTACAACTATTGgtcctaaaaaataataaaactatgatAATGCAGGATAGCTCTAAAGGAAATATGTAAACACTTTTCTTGTCTTTCCCTAGGTTTTAACTCTCTTCCCCTGCATTGAGAGTTGTAATGATTTTGTGATGTTAAGGGTTGAATCCAGTAGGAGTTATCAACTCTGCttttgcatgtgtgtatgtaaatattttatttcctccTGTTGTTGTATATTATTACTACTTTTAATAAAGGCTTAATGGCTTACCCATGCATGATTTCCTCTGGCTTGTTTACATATCAAAGACCAATGCTTTAAACAAAATATGgggacagacagaaaaaagcatgcaaaatacATGCCTCAATATTGCAACAAAAAATCAAAGAGGTTTATGAAATGGTGTCTGAAAACATGCATGTCTATAGGGACTCActgatgatttatttttaatctaatggTGTTGAATGATATGAGTTGAGATGGAAAAGCTGCAGAAAAACACTCTGCCTGCATTTTCTCCAACAGCCACGTGGGACTGTGGTTAATTGTTC of the Labeo rohita strain BAU-BD-2019 chromosome 19, IGBB_LRoh.1.0, whole genome shotgun sequence genome contains:
- the LOC127181454 gene encoding SLA class II histocompatibility antigen, DQ haplotype D beta chain produces the protein MLSLFSLIFNTLLLKQHLKNNTEMKWTLRFGLVLVGFAFWCVSSKDVYVFQNVVDCEFSKEDLSDMVYKVKLVFNQKLMCSYDSRVGKYVGYDEYGIINANHYNNQSWKMKERKEEVETLCKANARLYIKSETRKVAPVVIVRSNGKARYGQLTTLECHAYDFYPQAINVTWLLDGSEVTGDVVSTEFMDNGDWSYQMHSYLELVLHRGVTVSCRVEHSGLEEPLVVQWDSSFLDTRITKIVVGCSFFIIGLVVALSALYWYFKKQHRGFNSLPLH